One stretch of Streptococcus australis DNA includes these proteins:
- a CDS encoding FanG protein — MYFNIKLCRCQLQLHQNIDKKVVYQTLKSPAIEMIAGLNFNIQMIYLSKKGRVKGRVFIDL; from the coding sequence ATGTATTTTAACATTAAACTTTGTAGATGTCAACTTCAGCTCCATCAAAATATAGATAAGAAGGTAGTGTACCAAACATTAAAAAGCCCTGCCATCGAAATGATAGCAGGGCTTAACTTCAATATCCAGATGATATATTTATCTAAAAAAGGTAGAGTAAAAGGTAGAGTTTTTATTGATTTGTAG
- the rpmF gene encoding 50S ribosomal protein L32, which yields MAVPARRTSKAKKNKRRTHYKVTAPSVNFDETTGDYSRSHRVSLKGYYKGRKIAKAASAE from the coding sequence ATGGCAGTACCTGCACGTCGCACTTCAAAAGCGAAGAAAAACAAACGTCGTACACACTACAAAGTAACAGCTCCATCTGTAAACTTTGACGAAACTACTGGAGATTACTCACGTTCTCACCGCGTATCACTTAAAGGATACTACAAAGGACGTAAGATCGCTAAAGCTGCATCAGCTGAATAA
- the rpmG gene encoding 50S ribosomal protein L33 gives MRVNITLEHKESGERLYLTSKNKRNTPDRLQLKKYSPKLRKHVVFTEVK, from the coding sequence ATGCGCGTAAATATTACACTTGAACACAAAGAATCTGGTGAACGCTTGTACCTTACTTCTAAAAACAAACGTAACACTCCAGACCGTCTTCAATTGAAGAAATACTCACCAAAACTTCGCAAACACGTTGTGTTTACAGAGGTTAAGTAA